The Halictus rubicundus isolate RS-2024b chromosome 6, iyHalRubi1_principal, whole genome shotgun sequence genome contains the following window.
tttttcattaaaatacttttcgatggtgaataatacaaacatatccacggcacgaacttatgggacgacctaatatttcaCAAACCGGCGACTGACCTTACGTAGATTAATGTTAGTACTCACTGATCGCGGTACACACGCCCAGGATCCTCGTCAAGGTCGTCAGATGAGTATCGGTGTTTCTAACGTAGGTGGACATGCCGACCGGACACGAAGATGCGTTAAAACCCTGCTTCTATATCACTCTATGATGATCAACATGCCGATTGACATTTACAAAGGACCACTCGCGGTTGAGTGGAAACAGAATTGTCACAATAGTTGGCGGATAAACGAAGACACGCTCGACAACCGTTTTTCTCAAGGCAACAACATCCGACCCCTTCCGAGGACTACGCACAACTAAGTGTCTACGTTCTTCAGGGGTGAGTTTATATTCGCAACCCCCGCATTCTGATGCGCGCATGTGCTGTTATCCTTTGCCGTTCAAATTCCCACCCTTGCAGAAGATTGGCTCAATCATTCATCGCATTCCATTGTATATTTTGTTAGGTTAGCCGCAAAGTCtttgcatttttctttttagcCGCAATCTCTTTCTACATCAGCCTCGGAAACACACTTTTTATTGGTAAATGTTTCATTGCTGCTACGTGAAACTAGATGAAGAGATAACGTTGAGTTTGCATTTCACATAGTTCTTTTATGTTTTGTTGATACAAAATCTGATTTTGTATACTCTTGTTATAGATCGTTCGAATCCACCCTCTATCGTTCTACGCCCCATCATTATTTTCTTCCATTCTGTATAATACTATCTCGTTTTGATTCATTTCGAGCCCTCAAAAGTTAATAAATGATGATCCATGATGATATATTGTAAAATCGATTtaatgaccccccccccccgatttatcaatttttcaacaTGACATCGTGATTCATTTTAAACATAAATATTCGTGTTACAAAGTGCCATCTTCCTCCTGTAATTCATGCTttcaaatgtttgaaaattcctacgggagTACATTTTAAAAACGATTCAAAGAATTCCCTTAAAATGGGACGAATATCATATTTCTCCGTGCTCTCATTCGTAATTGTAGCTTACTCTTTATTTCGTCGTTCTTCTAATCTTTTATGAGCTGCATtacagctctgtttaacacgttgactgccatgtcacccatgtcACCCATGTCAcattgtccaggttttaaaatgaatttttacgttaatatattcattgtaccaaatttgattaggatctgtaaaatgcaaggagGACtacttggaggactactcaatatcatacatttaattttgttttcattaaataagtttctttgattttatggaatttctgaGGTTTTTAGTTTGgctgtcaaagtgttaaactgtACGTTCTGATGTGCGTTCTGTTTCGTGCTAAAAAGTTGCacaggttctgtttcatgctaaaAGTTGCCCAgattctgttccatgctaaaaatgAGTAGGGGGCAGCACTGTTTATTATAGGTTATCGTTCATccgagtagagggcgtaagaaatctagttgttgttaacgatgtcggtatttcagatcgtgtaTCGCACTCGCATTTCCTCTCTGCTATTAGGATTCGTATCCTAGGCCGCTGAGGCAGCACTATACCAGTTGGTGCAGCCATGGACCTACAATGTAGGGTGCATGGGTGCAGCACTCTGATTTCCCCTCTgtatatgtttaaaaaatcagGTGGGTGTAGAGTTAACTTTCTTGAAGCTACCTTTTCATGTAAGCTGTTGTTACTTGAGGATGCAAATTTATTGGTTTAAATAAAGGTTTAAAAAACTTCTTTAGCGCAACAGTATGGAAGAAGTGAAACATGAGTAAACATCATTTACAGCATAAAGATATACATGTATAATATTACCTCACAACATTCAATAGTGCTGTGAAACTTGTAATTAGGGTTAACAAGCCGTTCTCTTAGTTACAAATGTTCTGCAAAACGTACCAAGTATAATCCAGCAagttacatatatttatatgtagaTAACCTAGCCCTGGTATTATTTCtataatgaaatgaaataatcGTAAAGAAATCGTTATAATTGTGTAAGTATGATACCGTACCGTATAACATGATCTAGATATAACTAATTAATTGACAATGTAtcgatgtaaaaaaaaaaacaataacaaTATGTATCTCTGCTGTATAAACTGTATTTAACAATAAACTTTACAGAAATTCAATCATGGATGTGTTGATATGTCGTTTATGTGGTAATAATCTCATTGAGGGAAAATGCAAAGCTATCTTTGAGGAATCGACTGACTTAATACACAAAATAACAGAAGTTTTACCGATTTCAGTAtgttaattttcgaaaatttaagACTTTAACGAACTGAAATTGTTAATCTAGCATAGATttatttttctactgttttatgtaactaaatttgcaaaaaattatatagtaatatgcaaaaattcgtttaaattaaTATGTAAACAATTGTTCCAGATATCTATTGATGATAATGGTTCAAAGCATATATGTTCGCCATGCTATGATAAAATTATTCTTTGCTACAAATTCATTGGAGACGTAATCGAATATTCTAAAAGATCAGAGAACGGGGTGCAGATAAAATCTTTTTTTAACTTGTCTAGAGAAGTAACAGACTTTTCAAAGATTCACAATGATGCTGTGTACACATGTCCCAATTGCAACACtggtttaatcattttattagtCAGTAATTCGCCGGACTATGATTATACTTTTCAAATTGCATTAGCCATGGTAAATCATTCAGGAAAGAAGCATATTTTAAGGGAAAAGAATATACAACTACATAAGAATTTAATACATTTTAATAGCATTAAGAACAGCAGTATACATCTCAAAGATGTAAGTAAAACAATGGACATAGAAGACAATAAAAATTCACGTAATCAAGTGAGTCTTATATTGCCTGTGTTACAAGAAGAAGATGTGAATTGTCTTGATAAAGTGTCTGTTATAGAAGATTCAGAGATAACAACacagaagaaaacaaaaataaaactcGATGAATCTGATTTTTCCAATGATTCAAGTAGTCTGTCAAAAGTACTAAAATTTAATGAGATATATGAATCTAATGAAAACTTATTGGACTGTAATGATGACTCCATAAACACTCCAATAAAGACTGAACCAGAAAGCAATCATGTGTGTGAAATAGACAGCAAAACTGATTGTAAAAGCAACAAAGATGCACATATAGATGAATTATATATACTCAAAAAGGATGAGACACAAGAAGAAAATGATATTTATAAATCTTGCTTGAAATATGTTTGTAAATTCTGTGGAGTACGTTATCTTTCGCATATGAAATATGAATTTCATATGGAGAGGCACAAATTAGGTAAAATGTATAAGTACGTGTGTACACTCTGTAGTAAAGAGACAAGTAGTGAAAACTTATTATGGGATCATTACTTTCACACGCATAAAAGTCTACAACGTTACATATGTATGGAATGTGggaaattatttgcaaagaagtCTCGATTAAATGGCCACCAGAAAATGTACAGCCACAAAGGTATAAAACAGATTCAAGTTAACTCTAGCGACGATAATATTGATAAAGACGTTATAGAAAAAGCTATAGCTGCAACAGAGCAAGAAAAACTTTCTGTAAACTGTAATCTCTGTGGAAAAGTAGTCTCAGATTTTGATGCGGATGCTATTAATGATCTAGTCACTTGCGCTGACTGCGGAGATTCGACTCTTTCCCTTATGGTAGATGGGAATGAAACAAAAGTAATCTCCCCTCGGCAATATCATTGCTCTCAGTGCCCGAAACACTTTGTACGAAAAGAGAGACTGGAGTTCCACGAAATGAGGCATAACGAGAACATGAACGAATTCGTTTGCAGTACCTGCGGAAAGGATTTTAGAGCAGAGAATTCGTTATACGAGCACTACCTTTTCGTCCACAAAGGCGCGAGGCCTCACATCTGCGAACTATGTGGCAAATCATTTCAGTTGAAAGCTAGATTGAAAGAGCATCATCGAATTCATACAGGCGAAAGACCTTATCAATGCGATGTTTGCGGTCAAAAGTGCAGAACCACGAACGCCTTGAAACTCCACAGAAAAATCCATTTCTCCAATAACAGGTATACTTGTAACGTGTGCAATAAGTCGTTCAGTAAAAAACAGAATATGAACGAGCATTTGGAGAAGCATTGGAAAAACGATAAAAACGTGTCGTTACTACAAGTATTTAGATGtccaatttgtttagaaaatttcCCAACATATCGCATGTTGAAGTATCACATGGTCGAAGTTCATAAATTGAATAACCAAGACCCAATCCTTACGAAGCAGAAACCATGGCACGAATGCGGAGAATGTgacgaaaaatttaaacatcaaATGTCTTTGAAAGCCCACAAAGAGAGGGTACACGAAGGCAGAGTAGACCCACTTTATCAATGCGATACGTGTAACGCTAGTTACAGAGTTAAACAGCTTTTAGTGAATCATATCAAGAGCAAACATAGCGGCGAAAGACGCTACAAGTGTGCACAATGCGAGAAAGGATTTAATGATACAAAATCTTTGTATAATCATGTGCTGTTACACACTGGAAAGAAGCCGTACGTTTGCGAGTATTGTAACATGCGTTTCAGGAGAAAAGATTCCAGGGATCACCATCGTCGAAAGCACACTGGTGAACAACCTTATCAGTGTCCAGACTGCGGGGAATCATTTTCTACTTATAATAATAGATCTAAGCATCGAAAACGTGAACACGGTGAAGATCCTGAATGTCCTGAGTGTAGGGAAAAGTGTAGCAATCAACAGGAAATTAGAATCCATTTGAATAAGCATCTtggagaaaaattaaaagagtTACAATGTATAAATATTGAAGAAACATAGCTTTAAACTTCTACAATATTTAATTGTAGTGATTATTGCTGATATAACAGAATAAGTGAAGTCTCGCTATAAACGAAGGATTAGTGAATCGAACTGATTTTCGTTAGCATCAGTCGCAGAAAGATACTCATAAATTTGTCGATACTTAACGAAAACACAAtatttaatcaattattttcgcaCCTACGAAATGATGTGAAGATTTGTGTTCTGACTGATGttcattaaatttcattttatttatatcattGTCAAGTTTTGCACCGTTGTTTTCGTAATTTTgtattgtttaatattaaacTGCGTGTATTGTATAATAGacaattgtataatttattatgtacagaatgtaattgtaatttttcttaTTGACTTATATACAGACTATAGAATAATTCATTCGTATTGTTATATAAAGactgttaaaaataatttatgatgaataaaaaaattaaaatattgcttatattttttaattccgcATTTTTATTATTCCGTTTGCTTTCTTATTCGATATTAACAAATTgcgataataataatttaatttagtaTGCGTTAGGAGGCGGAAGTCCTTCTTTCTATCAAAATTCAAattgttgtatgtacgaaagaagaaaatattttggagCGTAAACGAGTTACTCTTATTTACCGACATTGTTACAACGTAACAAAGGCATGGATTAATGTCGATTATTAATAATGTAGCGTGCGCAGAGGTTTTATATATAGCTATCATCAGCGTACACGTGCAGTTGGGACAAATGTCAAAATTTAAATGGTTGCGCCTCAACGTGCGACGCGGCGCTGTCTCGCAAAAATCAGGTGGTCGCACTTACCAGCTGTGTATTGCTACCTTGTATTCGCGATACGCTTACCGCATCTTCCAATTGTACACATGCTAAATAAGAAGTAGCTGCGGAAAATCATGCATGGATCGCGTATTCTGCGATTCTTCGCCTTTGAAAATCTTTTAAACCTTTCCGATTGTTCGCAAAATCAACAAAAATAACACATGGGGGGACTACTTCCCCGCGGAGTAATATCGGAAAACGTTCGAGCAAGTCAATATTCATTCCGCTCTTTCGCTGTAACAATACATTTGTTTGCGCGATGAGTATACCGAAAAGAGAGAACGCGAATTTTAAAAGGCTCTGACATAGAAATTTCTTAAAAGTCTAGCTTTCACGAACGATCATTCAACGAAATAATTTTTGCGGAGGAATAACGTCGTGCTGCGATCGCACAGACGCAGGCCAATCCCGTTCATTGGCTGAAGGAAGCGAGCGATTCACACGAACGCAAACGCACACTTCTTTGCAAATACGTATTCACCAATACGGTTACACGATTTTCGTCCAGACTTCAGGGTCGTATCAATCGAATGCGAAACCCTACCAATCGTTctaaaatttttcatattttcagctATTTAATACGGTCAAATTACGTTCCTAGGTGATTATACTTGTTCAACGAACTATTCTACACAAGAGTAATTACTATTTATGAAGGTCTGATCTATACTGAAAGCCATTGttgtcaaacgctcgagattaTTGCGATAATCATTGACACAAGGCCGTCGCTGTTACTGCAACGAGATAGTTCGTAGTATTTACGAAATTTTGTATCGTTAGACGTATAAGGATCGCGAAGATCAACggttatttattaattatttatcataGAAGGAATCGTGCATCCTGTAGGTATCCTGgaatgaaaatgaagaaaaacgGCATCGTGAAGGATGTTCGAACTTTCTGCGTTTGGTAAAGTGTTGGAAAATGTGGTTAGTTGGATGAATGGTGTCGTTTATTTGCTAAAATAGTACCACATGTGCAAATCGTGGTGACGAGTGCCGATTCGCATAACTACGATCCTGGCGACTCGGTGTAAGTAGTGACGAAGGGAGAGGCAGGTTcgcgcacacacacgcgcacaccgGCGCAGCGCAGGCAGCGAATTTACTCGCCGGCTCTCAACAAGAACGCGTCGACATATACACCGTGCTTGAACGTACCGAGGTGATATATCTGTTATTTATCCTACGGTCGAAGGCGAGTCAATCGTGAGAATGGCCGGGGAGAAGCGTACTCAAGACCAGGAGGAGACCTTGCTCTCGGAAACGGTGATCTTGGTTGATATCGAAGGCACCACGACCAGCGTGAGCTTCGTGAAGGTAACAAAGACCATGGCCGTGAGGATAGAACGCGCCCTACGGTTCTCGCATTTCACCGGTTTTTCGGCTCGTTTTCTGACAGTACCCGTTGATCCGAAACAATCCCGCGTCACGATTCTCGCGGAGAAATCGCCGAACGATACCGTATCTGTACCTAGAACGCGGAAAATTCATGATCAATGCTTTCGCGCGTGTTGTACGCGACTCTCGCGGAGCAGTATGCCGGCTGAAATCCAGTTCAGTTTCAGGTTTCTTGTCCGTGAGACAGCGAGTTTCATGGAAGGTAACAGCCGCTGTTTCCCCGTACAGAAACACGTTTGCGACTCGTTGTATCCGATTTTTGACACCGGGATTTCGTACTGCATTCACTCGCTCGACTTTTTCCGCATAATACCGTATATCCTTCCCCGCAGGATGTTCCAGTGCAAAACAAACCGAGCGTGTTTCGCAAAAATAATCGGCTGGTCGTCCGCACCAGCGATATACAGGTCGCGGGCCATCGTTTCGCAGCGCTTTAACGTGcgagatttttcaaaataacgGATACTGTAACGGCGCGTTACACGTTTAAGGGGTTAGAATACTGTAGAACGCCGAAAAGGCAggctgtttttttttatcttggAAAATTACGATAAAAATAAACACACGTAGGATTAGGGCTTTTGATAGTTTGTTTAATTAGGATGTGGGTAGTAACGAATGCTCGGTAGATTTAAAGATGCGTGTCATTCTTGGTTAAATGACGCCTCGACAGAGAACACCTTTTGGGATgattataaactatattttattctatagGTATTAACCATGCCGTTTCTTtatattaaaacaaaatttagaGAATTGTGTTTGAACGTTTAGCCGgtcatttttgttatttatattttgagcaaatgattaaagaattttttgaaatcgaACGCCAATGTCGGAGCAATGTTGCAACAAACAAatgcaaatttttcagaaaacgattaattttgtatattttcttttttaagttTTGTGTAGAGAAAGCACTTCTACAATTCGGAGTCAATATACACACGCTCCTAGtgttttatttcgaaaattagGTCGTTTTAAGAGCTCGGACCTTCCGTATTTGAGTTTTGGGGGTTTAAACTAgcgttttcaaaatttttacaatatttgcaattttttaaaaattttgcaacacCTTAGTTCCGCAACGAATGTCGGACTTGCGGATGTATTTACACTCGTCTTCATTTGCAGGATGTTCTTTTCCCGTACGTACGAgaaaatttaaacaaatatATCGAAAGTAAATGGGAAGATGAGGAGTTCAAGAAggatttcgaaaaattgaaagagcAGGTAAATATTGCAAGTGCAAAAACATGTTTATAGAACATGGCTGACCTACCTCGATAAATAATCCCTATTTCTTTGTTTGGTATTATTGAAAGATTCCTGGAAGGAGCATACAGAATTCTGTGCTGTTCAATAGAGTGGTATTAATTGTTTACAGCCTGTATACAGGGTGCCTCAATAATTGTGGCATAAATGGAAGCAGAGTGATTTTTTGCGAACAAAAAAACTAAAAGcggaaaatatacaataaaattttgttcagaTTTATTTTTTCTCGGAAAATTGCTGTGCTATAAATATTGGAGGACCCTGTATATTTTAGTTTGGTCAGCATTCgacaaattttaatattttctatggATAAACACACTGTAATACAATAAATCAAGCTGTATAGGTTCTAGTAATGAATTGTGGAATGTGACCAATggcataataggaaagaggCAGCTGGTGGTTAGGAGGTAGAGACTGACCTGAGAAAAGTCTTTGTCCCAAAAGTTTACTACCCCAGCCTGCACATGTATGAAACATGAGATTCAACTGACATAAGTTCACTGTGTCACCCTAATCATTTCAATTTTAACTTTTGCTTCTACAAttgtgtacatttttccgattatttctttgaaaattgtatatattttttaaccaaTCATTTAATGTTTAtacctttaaataatttttcaaataccTTTATTTTATATT
Protein-coding sequences here:
- the LOC143355326 gene encoding uncharacterized protein LOC143355326; translation: MDVLICRLCGNNLIEGKCKAIFEESTDLIHKITEVLPISISIDDNGSKHICSPCYDKIILCYKFIGDVIEYSKRSENGVQIKSFFNLSREVTDFSKIHNDAVYTCPNCNTGLIILLVSNSPDYDYTFQIALAMVNHSGKKHILREKNIQLHKNLIHFNSIKNSSIHLKDVSKTMDIEDNKNSRNQVSLILPVLQEEDVNCLDKVSVIEDSEITTQKKTKIKLDESDFSNDSSSLSKVLKFNEIYESNENLLDCNDDSINTPIKTEPESNHVCEIDSKTDCKSNKDAHIDELYILKKDETQEENDIYKSCLKYVCKFCGVRYLSHMKYEFHMERHKLGKMYKYVCTLCSKETSSENLLWDHYFHTHKSLQRYICMECGKLFAKKSRLNGHQKMYSHKGIKQIQVNSSDDNIDKDVIEKAIAATEQEKLSVNCNLCGKVVSDFDADAINDLVTCADCGDSTLSLMVDGNETKVISPRQYHCSQCPKHFVRKERLEFHEMRHNENMNEFVCSTCGKDFRAENSLYEHYLFVHKGARPHICELCGKSFQLKARLKEHHRIHTGERPYQCDVCGQKCRTTNALKLHRKIHFSNNRYTCNVCNKSFSKKQNMNEHLEKHWKNDKNVSLLQVFRCPICLENFPTYRMLKYHMVEVHKLNNQDPILTKQKPWHECGECDEKFKHQMSLKAHKERVHEGRVDPLYQCDTCNASYRVKQLLVNHIKSKHSGERRYKCAQCEKGFNDTKSLYNHVLLHTGKKPYVCEYCNMRFRRKDSRDHHRRKHTGEQPYQCPDCGESFSTYNNRSKHRKREHGEDPECPECREKCSNQQEIRIHLNKHLGEKLKELQCINIEET